A section of the Carya illinoinensis cultivar Pawnee chromosome 12, C.illinoinensisPawnee_v1, whole genome shotgun sequence genome encodes:
- the LOC122289999 gene encoding tobamovirus multiplication protein 2A-like yields the protein MACKGCLECLLKLLNFLLSLVGLAMVGYGIYLLVEYKSSTTSNTLVASNVRGDESLLLFSRPLLMGVFLSGSIFDDLPKAWFIYLFIAIGVILFVISCFGCIGAVTRNGCCLTCYSVLVILLILVELGCAAFIFFDKSWEEEIPTDSTGDFDLIYDFLKEHWNIVKWVALGAVVLEALVFLLALVVRAANRPVEYDSDDELIAPRQQIRQPLINRPPVPAAGVPVSSALDQRPGRSDAWSARMREKYGLDTTEFTYNPSSESHRFQQVAPQPAEERSRCSIM from the exons ATGGCATGCAAAGGGTGCTTGGAGTGCTTATTGAAACTTCTTAACTTCTTGTTGAGCCTAGTGGGCCTGGCCATGGTTGGCTATGGGATTTACTTGCTGGTCGAGTACAAAAGTTCTACTACCAGTAACACCCTAGTGGCCTCAAATGTGAGAGGCGATGAAAGCTTACTACTGTTCAGCCGACCACTGCTCATGGGTGTTTTTCTGTCGGGTAGTATTTTCGATGACCTGCCGAAAGCTTG GTTCATATACTTATTTATTGCTATAGGAGTTATTCTCTTTGTCATATCTTGTTTTGGTTGTATCGGAGCTGTGACACGGAATGGATGCTGCTTGACTTGT TACTCAGTATTGGTGATCTTGTTGATCTTGGTAGAGCTGGGATGTGCAGCATTCATATTTTTTGACAAAAGCTGGGAAGAG GAAATTCCAACAGACAGCACTGGAGATTTTGACTTGATATATGACTTTCTGAAAGAGCACTGGAATATTGTAAAATGGGTTGCTCTTGGAGCTGTTGTTTTGGAG GCACTTGTATTCTTGTTAGCGCTAGTGGTCAGGGCAGCAAACAGACCAGTAGAATATGACAGTGATGATGAGCTCATTGCTCCACGGCAACAGATTAGGCAGCCATTGATCAATAGGCCACCAGTTCCAGCTGCGGGTGTACCTGTTTCCAGTGCCCTTGACCAGCGTCCGGGTAGAAGTGATGCTTGGAGTGCACGCATGAGAGAAAAG TATGGACTGGATACCACCGAGTTTACCTACAACCCGTCGTCTGAGTCACACAGGTTCCAGCAAGTTGCCCCACAGCCAGCCGAAGAAAGGAGCCGTTGCAGCATCATGTAG
- the LOC122290000 gene encoding thioredoxin-like protein Clot — MPMKVSDATVSTFDTVFQKFISEAPKNKANLILFLADEDPSTSLSWCPDCVRAEPVIYKKLETSSDDVALLRAFVGDRPTWRNPQHPWRVDSRFKLTGVPTLVLWQNDAIQGRLEDHEAHIENKIDALVYGSRLEDHEAHIENKIDALVSGSQLEDHEAHIENKMDAPVSGN; from the exons ATGCCGATGAAGGTGTCGGACGCCACAGTATCAACCTTTGATACTGTCTTTCAGAAGTTCATATCGGAAGCACCCAAAAACAAAGCCAATCTCATTCTCTTCTTGGCCGATGAAGACCCTTCTACCTCTCTCAGCTGGTGCCCTG ATTGTGTGAGAGCTGAACCAGTGATCTACAAGAAACTGGAGACCAGTTCAGATGATGTTGCACTTTTGAGGGCTTTTGTGGGAGACAGACCAACATGGAGGAATCCCCAGCACCCATGGAGAGTGGACTCCAGGTTTAAGCTCACAGGAGTTCCAACACTAGTCCTTTGGCAAAATGATGCAATTCAGGGTCGACTTGAAGACCACGAAGCTCACATTGAAAACAAAATTGATGCCCTTGTTTACGGGAGTCGACTTGAAGACCACGAAGCACACATTGAAAACAAAATCGATGCCCTTGTTTCCGGCAGTCAACTTGAAGACCACGAAGCACACATTGAAAACAAAATGGATGCCCCGGTTTCCGGGAATTGA